From Peromyscus maniculatus bairdii isolate BWxNUB_F1_BW_parent chromosome 8, HU_Pman_BW_mat_3.1, whole genome shotgun sequence, a single genomic window includes:
- the Gprc5c gene encoding G-protein coupled receptor family C group 5 member C isoform X3, with protein sequence MNPLKITQQSQLTAGSPVSSRGKEPCTAPGAVMATTGPEAKRGTQRKPGLGARMAIHNTLLMCLGLPLLFPGAWAQSHAPPGCSPDLDPIYYNLCDRSGAWGIVLEAVAGAGVITTFVLTIILVASLPFVQDTKKRSLLGTQVFFLLGTLGLFCLVFACVVKPDFSTCASRRFLFGVLFAICFSCLIAHVFALNFLARKNHGPRGWVIFTVALLLTLVEVIINTEWLIITLVRGGGQAGSLGNGSGSADWTMTSPCAIANMDFVMALIYVMLLLLGSFLGAWPTLCGRFKRWRKHGVFVLLTTSLSIAIWVVWIVMYTYGNKQHHSPTWDDPTLAIALAANAWTFVLFYVIPEVSQVTKPSPEQSYQGDMYPTRGVGYETILKEQTGQSMFVENKAFSMDEPASAKRPVSPYSGYNGQLLTSVYQPTEMALMHKGPSEGAYDVILPRATANSQVMGSANSTLRAEDMYVVQSSQVATPPKDSKISQDQSPKSKTRW encoded by the exons ATGAATCCTCTCAAAATAACCCAGCAGTCTCAGCTCACAGCGGGAAGTCCTGTGAGCTCCAGGGGAAAGGAGCCCTGTACTGCACCTGGGGCAGTCATGGCTACCACAGGCCCAGAAGCCAAGAGAG GGACCCAGCGGAAGCCTGGCCTGGGAGCCAGGATGGCCATCCACAACACCTTGCTGATGTGTCTAGGACTGCCTTTGCTCTTTCCCGGGGCCTGGGCCCAGAGCCATGCCCCACCTGGCTGCAGCCCGGACCTGGATCCGATCTACTACAACCTTTGTGACCGCTCTGGGGCATGGGGCATCGTCCTGGAGGCGGTGGCCGGGGCAGGCGTCATCACAACATTTGTGCTCACCATCATCCTCGTGGCCAGCCTGCCATTTGTGCAGGACACGAAGAAGCGGAGCCTCCTGGGGACCCAGGTGTTCTTCCTGCTGGGCACCCTGGGCCTCTTCTGCCTCGTGTTTGCCTGCGTGGTAAAGCCTGATTTCTCCACCTGCGCCTCTCGACGCTTCCTCTTTGGGGTCCTGTTTGCCATCTGCTTCTCCTGCCTGATAGCCCACGTCTTTGCCCTTAACTTCCTAGCCCGGAAGAACCATGGGCCCCGGGGCTGGGTGATCTTCACTGTGGCCCTGCTTCTCACCCTTGTGGAGGTCATCATCAACACCGAGTGGCTGATCATCACCCTGGTCCGGGGAGGTGGCCAGGCTGGCTCTCTGGGCAATGGCAGTGGCAGTGCCGACTGGACCATGACCTCCCCCTGTGCCATCGCCAACATGGACTTTGTCATGGCACTCATCTACGTAATGCTGCTACTGCTGGGATCCTTCCTAGGAGCCTGGCCCACCTTGTGTGGCCGCTTTAAGCGCTGGCGGAAGCACGGAGTCTTTGTGCTGCTTACCACGTCCCTCTCCATTGCCATCTGGGTGGTATGGATTGTCATGTACACCTATGGCAATAAGCAGCACCATAGCCCCACCTGGGATGACCCCACCCTGGCCATTGCCCTCGCTGCCAATGCCTGGACTTTTGTCCTCTTCTATGTCATCCCCGAGGTCTCCCAGGTGACCAAACCCAGCCCAGAACAGAGCTACCAGGGGGACATGTACCCTACCCGCGGCGTGGGCTACGAGACCATCCTGAAAGAGCAGACGGGCCAGAGCATGTTCGTGGAGAACAAAGCATTTTCCATGGATGAGCCAGCCTCAG CCAAGAGACCCGTGTCACCTTACAGTGGCTACAATGGGCAGCTGCTGACGAGTGTGTACCAGCCCACCGAGATGGCCCTGATGCACAAAGGCCCG TCCGAAGGCGCTTATGACGTCATCCTTCCACGGGCCACCGCCAACAGCCAGGTGATGGGCAGTGCCAACTCAACCCTGCGAGCTGAAGACATGTACGTGGTCCAGAGCAGCCAGGTGGCCACACCACCGAAAGACAGCAAGATCTCTCAG GATCAGTCCCCGAAAAGCAAAACAAGATGGTAG
- the Gprc5c gene encoding G-protein coupled receptor family C group 5 member C isoform X1 — translation MNPLKITQQSQLTAGSPVSSRGKEPCTAPGAVMATTGPEAKRGTQRKPGLGARMAIHNTLLMCLGLPLLFPGAWAQSHAPPGCSPDLDPIYYNLCDRSGAWGIVLEAVAGAGVITTFVLTIILVASLPFVQDTKKRSLLGTQVFFLLGTLGLFCLVFACVVKPDFSTCASRRFLFGVLFAICFSCLIAHVFALNFLARKNHGPRGWVIFTVALLLTLVEVIINTEWLIITLVRGGGQAGSLGNGSGSADWTMTSPCAIANMDFVMALIYVMLLLLGSFLGAWPTLCGRFKRWRKHGVFVLLTTSLSIAIWVVWIVMYTYGNKQHHSPTWDDPTLAIALAANAWTFVLFYVIPEVSQVTKPSPEQSYQGDMYPTRGVGYETILKEQTGQSMFVENKAFSMDEPASAKRPVSPYSGYNGQLLTSVYQPTEMALMHKGPSEGAYDVILPRATANSQVMGSANSTLRAEDMISPRKAKQDGRCPLPWTTPHPDTLIALHPAEQGPAVYPPLSLELGGTRGYQSEALD, via the exons ATGAATCCTCTCAAAATAACCCAGCAGTCTCAGCTCACAGCGGGAAGTCCTGTGAGCTCCAGGGGAAAGGAGCCCTGTACTGCACCTGGGGCAGTCATGGCTACCACAGGCCCAGAAGCCAAGAGAG GGACCCAGCGGAAGCCTGGCCTGGGAGCCAGGATGGCCATCCACAACACCTTGCTGATGTGTCTAGGACTGCCTTTGCTCTTTCCCGGGGCCTGGGCCCAGAGCCATGCCCCACCTGGCTGCAGCCCGGACCTGGATCCGATCTACTACAACCTTTGTGACCGCTCTGGGGCATGGGGCATCGTCCTGGAGGCGGTGGCCGGGGCAGGCGTCATCACAACATTTGTGCTCACCATCATCCTCGTGGCCAGCCTGCCATTTGTGCAGGACACGAAGAAGCGGAGCCTCCTGGGGACCCAGGTGTTCTTCCTGCTGGGCACCCTGGGCCTCTTCTGCCTCGTGTTTGCCTGCGTGGTAAAGCCTGATTTCTCCACCTGCGCCTCTCGACGCTTCCTCTTTGGGGTCCTGTTTGCCATCTGCTTCTCCTGCCTGATAGCCCACGTCTTTGCCCTTAACTTCCTAGCCCGGAAGAACCATGGGCCCCGGGGCTGGGTGATCTTCACTGTGGCCCTGCTTCTCACCCTTGTGGAGGTCATCATCAACACCGAGTGGCTGATCATCACCCTGGTCCGGGGAGGTGGCCAGGCTGGCTCTCTGGGCAATGGCAGTGGCAGTGCCGACTGGACCATGACCTCCCCCTGTGCCATCGCCAACATGGACTTTGTCATGGCACTCATCTACGTAATGCTGCTACTGCTGGGATCCTTCCTAGGAGCCTGGCCCACCTTGTGTGGCCGCTTTAAGCGCTGGCGGAAGCACGGAGTCTTTGTGCTGCTTACCACGTCCCTCTCCATTGCCATCTGGGTGGTATGGATTGTCATGTACACCTATGGCAATAAGCAGCACCATAGCCCCACCTGGGATGACCCCACCCTGGCCATTGCCCTCGCTGCCAATGCCTGGACTTTTGTCCTCTTCTATGTCATCCCCGAGGTCTCCCAGGTGACCAAACCCAGCCCAGAACAGAGCTACCAGGGGGACATGTACCCTACCCGCGGCGTGGGCTACGAGACCATCCTGAAAGAGCAGACGGGCCAGAGCATGTTCGTGGAGAACAAAGCATTTTCCATGGATGAGCCAGCCTCAG CCAAGAGACCCGTGTCACCTTACAGTGGCTACAATGGGCAGCTGCTGACGAGTGTGTACCAGCCCACCGAGATGGCCCTGATGCACAAAGGCCCG TCCGAAGGCGCTTATGACGTCATCCTTCCACGGGCCACCGCCAACAGCCAGGTGATGGGCAGTGCCAACTCAACCCTGCGAGCTGAAGACAT GATCAGTCCCCGAAAAGCAAAACAAGATGGTAGATGCCCTCTTCCCTGGACCACACCTCATCCGGATACCCTCATTGCTCTGCACCCAGCTGAGCAGGGCCCAGCAGTTTACCCACCTTTGTCCTTGGAGCTGGGAGGGACCAGAGGCTACCAATCAGAAGCATTGGACTGA
- the Gprc5c gene encoding G-protein coupled receptor family C group 5 member C isoform X2, whose translation MAIHNTLLMCLGLPLLFPGAWAQSHAPPGCSPDLDPIYYNLCDRSGAWGIVLEAVAGAGVITTFVLTIILVASLPFVQDTKKRSLLGTQVFFLLGTLGLFCLVFACVVKPDFSTCASRRFLFGVLFAICFSCLIAHVFALNFLARKNHGPRGWVIFTVALLLTLVEVIINTEWLIITLVRGGGQAGSLGNGSGSADWTMTSPCAIANMDFVMALIYVMLLLLGSFLGAWPTLCGRFKRWRKHGVFVLLTTSLSIAIWVVWIVMYTYGNKQHHSPTWDDPTLAIALAANAWTFVLFYVIPEVSQVTKPSPEQSYQGDMYPTRGVGYETILKEQTGQSMFVENKAFSMDEPASAKRPVSPYSGYNGQLLTSVYQPTEMALMHKGPSEGAYDVILPRATANSQVMGSANSTLRAEDMISPRKAKQDGRCPLPWTTPHPDTLIALHPAEQGPAVYPPLSLELGGTRGYQSEALD comes from the exons ATGGCCATCCACAACACCTTGCTGATGTGTCTAGGACTGCCTTTGCTCTTTCCCGGGGCCTGGGCCCAGAGCCATGCCCCACCTGGCTGCAGCCCGGACCTGGATCCGATCTACTACAACCTTTGTGACCGCTCTGGGGCATGGGGCATCGTCCTGGAGGCGGTGGCCGGGGCAGGCGTCATCACAACATTTGTGCTCACCATCATCCTCGTGGCCAGCCTGCCATTTGTGCAGGACACGAAGAAGCGGAGCCTCCTGGGGACCCAGGTGTTCTTCCTGCTGGGCACCCTGGGCCTCTTCTGCCTCGTGTTTGCCTGCGTGGTAAAGCCTGATTTCTCCACCTGCGCCTCTCGACGCTTCCTCTTTGGGGTCCTGTTTGCCATCTGCTTCTCCTGCCTGATAGCCCACGTCTTTGCCCTTAACTTCCTAGCCCGGAAGAACCATGGGCCCCGGGGCTGGGTGATCTTCACTGTGGCCCTGCTTCTCACCCTTGTGGAGGTCATCATCAACACCGAGTGGCTGATCATCACCCTGGTCCGGGGAGGTGGCCAGGCTGGCTCTCTGGGCAATGGCAGTGGCAGTGCCGACTGGACCATGACCTCCCCCTGTGCCATCGCCAACATGGACTTTGTCATGGCACTCATCTACGTAATGCTGCTACTGCTGGGATCCTTCCTAGGAGCCTGGCCCACCTTGTGTGGCCGCTTTAAGCGCTGGCGGAAGCACGGAGTCTTTGTGCTGCTTACCACGTCCCTCTCCATTGCCATCTGGGTGGTATGGATTGTCATGTACACCTATGGCAATAAGCAGCACCATAGCCCCACCTGGGATGACCCCACCCTGGCCATTGCCCTCGCTGCCAATGCCTGGACTTTTGTCCTCTTCTATGTCATCCCCGAGGTCTCCCAGGTGACCAAACCCAGCCCAGAACAGAGCTACCAGGGGGACATGTACCCTACCCGCGGCGTGGGCTACGAGACCATCCTGAAAGAGCAGACGGGCCAGAGCATGTTCGTGGAGAACAAAGCATTTTCCATGGATGAGCCAGCCTCAG CCAAGAGACCCGTGTCACCTTACAGTGGCTACAATGGGCAGCTGCTGACGAGTGTGTACCAGCCCACCGAGATGGCCCTGATGCACAAAGGCCCG TCCGAAGGCGCTTATGACGTCATCCTTCCACGGGCCACCGCCAACAGCCAGGTGATGGGCAGTGCCAACTCAACCCTGCGAGCTGAAGACAT GATCAGTCCCCGAAAAGCAAAACAAGATGGTAGATGCCCTCTTCCCTGGACCACACCTCATCCGGATACCCTCATTGCTCTGCACCCAGCTGAGCAGGGCCCAGCAGTTTACCCACCTTTGTCCTTGGAGCTGGGAGGGACCAGAGGCTACCAATCAGAAGCATTGGACTGA
- the Gprc5c gene encoding G-protein coupled receptor family C group 5 member C isoform X4, translating to MAIHNTLLMCLGLPLLFPGAWAQSHAPPGCSPDLDPIYYNLCDRSGAWGIVLEAVAGAGVITTFVLTIILVASLPFVQDTKKRSLLGTQVFFLLGTLGLFCLVFACVVKPDFSTCASRRFLFGVLFAICFSCLIAHVFALNFLARKNHGPRGWVIFTVALLLTLVEVIINTEWLIITLVRGGGQAGSLGNGSGSADWTMTSPCAIANMDFVMALIYVMLLLLGSFLGAWPTLCGRFKRWRKHGVFVLLTTSLSIAIWVVWIVMYTYGNKQHHSPTWDDPTLAIALAANAWTFVLFYVIPEVSQVTKPSPEQSYQGDMYPTRGVGYETILKEQTGQSMFVENKAFSMDEPASAKRPVSPYSGYNGQLLTSVYQPTEMALMHKGPSEGAYDVILPRATANSQVMGSANSTLRAEDMYVVQSSQVATPPKDSKISQDQSPKSKTRW from the exons ATGGCCATCCACAACACCTTGCTGATGTGTCTAGGACTGCCTTTGCTCTTTCCCGGGGCCTGGGCCCAGAGCCATGCCCCACCTGGCTGCAGCCCGGACCTGGATCCGATCTACTACAACCTTTGTGACCGCTCTGGGGCATGGGGCATCGTCCTGGAGGCGGTGGCCGGGGCAGGCGTCATCACAACATTTGTGCTCACCATCATCCTCGTGGCCAGCCTGCCATTTGTGCAGGACACGAAGAAGCGGAGCCTCCTGGGGACCCAGGTGTTCTTCCTGCTGGGCACCCTGGGCCTCTTCTGCCTCGTGTTTGCCTGCGTGGTAAAGCCTGATTTCTCCACCTGCGCCTCTCGACGCTTCCTCTTTGGGGTCCTGTTTGCCATCTGCTTCTCCTGCCTGATAGCCCACGTCTTTGCCCTTAACTTCCTAGCCCGGAAGAACCATGGGCCCCGGGGCTGGGTGATCTTCACTGTGGCCCTGCTTCTCACCCTTGTGGAGGTCATCATCAACACCGAGTGGCTGATCATCACCCTGGTCCGGGGAGGTGGCCAGGCTGGCTCTCTGGGCAATGGCAGTGGCAGTGCCGACTGGACCATGACCTCCCCCTGTGCCATCGCCAACATGGACTTTGTCATGGCACTCATCTACGTAATGCTGCTACTGCTGGGATCCTTCCTAGGAGCCTGGCCCACCTTGTGTGGCCGCTTTAAGCGCTGGCGGAAGCACGGAGTCTTTGTGCTGCTTACCACGTCCCTCTCCATTGCCATCTGGGTGGTATGGATTGTCATGTACACCTATGGCAATAAGCAGCACCATAGCCCCACCTGGGATGACCCCACCCTGGCCATTGCCCTCGCTGCCAATGCCTGGACTTTTGTCCTCTTCTATGTCATCCCCGAGGTCTCCCAGGTGACCAAACCCAGCCCAGAACAGAGCTACCAGGGGGACATGTACCCTACCCGCGGCGTGGGCTACGAGACCATCCTGAAAGAGCAGACGGGCCAGAGCATGTTCGTGGAGAACAAAGCATTTTCCATGGATGAGCCAGCCTCAG CCAAGAGACCCGTGTCACCTTACAGTGGCTACAATGGGCAGCTGCTGACGAGTGTGTACCAGCCCACCGAGATGGCCCTGATGCACAAAGGCCCG TCCGAAGGCGCTTATGACGTCATCCTTCCACGGGCCACCGCCAACAGCCAGGTGATGGGCAGTGCCAACTCAACCCTGCGAGCTGAAGACATGTACGTGGTCCAGAGCAGCCAGGTGGCCACACCACCGAAAGACAGCAAGATCTCTCAG GATCAGTCCCCGAAAAGCAAAACAAGATGGTAG
- the Gprc5c gene encoding G-protein coupled receptor family C group 5 member C isoform X5 encodes MAIHNTLLMCLGLPLLFPGAWAQSHAPPGCSPDLDPIYYNLCDRSGAWGIVLEAVAGAGVITTFVLTIILVASLPFVQDTKKRSLLGTQVFFLLGTLGLFCLVFACVVKPDFSTCASRRFLFGVLFAICFSCLIAHVFALNFLARKNHGPRGWVIFTVALLLTLVEVIINTEWLIITLVRGGGQAGSLGNGSGSADWTMTSPCAIANMDFVMALIYVMLLLLGSFLGAWPTLCGRFKRWRKHGVFVLLTTSLSIAIWVVWIVMYTYGNKQHHSPTWDDPTLAIALAANAWTFVLFYVIPEVSQVTKPSPEQSYQGDMYPTRGVGYETILKEQTGQSMFVENKAFSMDEPASAKRPVSPYSGYNGQLLTSVYQPTEMALMHKGPSEGAYDVILPRATANSQVMGSANSTLRAEDMYVVQSSQVATPPKDSKISQVFRNPYVWD; translated from the exons ATGGCCATCCACAACACCTTGCTGATGTGTCTAGGACTGCCTTTGCTCTTTCCCGGGGCCTGGGCCCAGAGCCATGCCCCACCTGGCTGCAGCCCGGACCTGGATCCGATCTACTACAACCTTTGTGACCGCTCTGGGGCATGGGGCATCGTCCTGGAGGCGGTGGCCGGGGCAGGCGTCATCACAACATTTGTGCTCACCATCATCCTCGTGGCCAGCCTGCCATTTGTGCAGGACACGAAGAAGCGGAGCCTCCTGGGGACCCAGGTGTTCTTCCTGCTGGGCACCCTGGGCCTCTTCTGCCTCGTGTTTGCCTGCGTGGTAAAGCCTGATTTCTCCACCTGCGCCTCTCGACGCTTCCTCTTTGGGGTCCTGTTTGCCATCTGCTTCTCCTGCCTGATAGCCCACGTCTTTGCCCTTAACTTCCTAGCCCGGAAGAACCATGGGCCCCGGGGCTGGGTGATCTTCACTGTGGCCCTGCTTCTCACCCTTGTGGAGGTCATCATCAACACCGAGTGGCTGATCATCACCCTGGTCCGGGGAGGTGGCCAGGCTGGCTCTCTGGGCAATGGCAGTGGCAGTGCCGACTGGACCATGACCTCCCCCTGTGCCATCGCCAACATGGACTTTGTCATGGCACTCATCTACGTAATGCTGCTACTGCTGGGATCCTTCCTAGGAGCCTGGCCCACCTTGTGTGGCCGCTTTAAGCGCTGGCGGAAGCACGGAGTCTTTGTGCTGCTTACCACGTCCCTCTCCATTGCCATCTGGGTGGTATGGATTGTCATGTACACCTATGGCAATAAGCAGCACCATAGCCCCACCTGGGATGACCCCACCCTGGCCATTGCCCTCGCTGCCAATGCCTGGACTTTTGTCCTCTTCTATGTCATCCCCGAGGTCTCCCAGGTGACCAAACCCAGCCCAGAACAGAGCTACCAGGGGGACATGTACCCTACCCGCGGCGTGGGCTACGAGACCATCCTGAAAGAGCAGACGGGCCAGAGCATGTTCGTGGAGAACAAAGCATTTTCCATGGATGAGCCAGCCTCAG CCAAGAGACCCGTGTCACCTTACAGTGGCTACAATGGGCAGCTGCTGACGAGTGTGTACCAGCCCACCGAGATGGCCCTGATGCACAAAGGCCCG TCCGAAGGCGCTTATGACGTCATCCTTCCACGGGCCACCGCCAACAGCCAGGTGATGGGCAGTGCCAACTCAACCCTGCGAGCTGAAGACATGTACGTGGTCCAGAGCAGCCAGGTGGCCACACCACCGAAAGACAGCAAGATCTCTCAGGTCTTTAGAAATCCCTACGTGTGGGACTAA